A single genomic interval of Chloracidobacterium validum harbors:
- a CDS encoding sugar phosphate nucleotidyltransferase, translating into MQILILAGGKGTRLRPLTLHTPKPIVPIANRAFIYYQLDLLRPLNVDGTLEVLLSLSYQPRKIEETLTHEELGGITIRPIVEPHPLGTAGAMRNIRSRVTGTLVVFNGDILTDIDLRPLLDRHRARRAAATLVLVNVADPSAYGVVELDAEQRIRQFYEKPAPGVTSASSINAGIYLLEPEVIDLIPDGREYSFEYDLFPRLLASGLALYGEVTNAYWLDIGTPERYRQANADVLHGRLRRYPPESSPSLTADGSLVDAEATLKSGVSVIRSVVGANCYLEDGVSVVDSVVLAGSRIAEGSRLSSSIVGRGVHIGSHCVLRDAIVGDKSVVTDFSRLG; encoded by the coding sequence CGCCAATCGGGCGTTTATTTACTATCAACTCGACCTGCTCCGTCCGCTGAACGTGGATGGAACCCTGGAAGTCCTGTTGAGCTTGTCCTATCAGCCCCGCAAGATTGAAGAAACCCTGACGCACGAAGAACTAGGTGGCATCACGATCCGCCCTATCGTCGAGCCGCACCCGCTCGGCACCGCTGGTGCCATGCGCAACATCAGGTCGCGCGTCACCGGGACGCTGGTGGTCTTCAATGGCGATATTCTGACCGATATTGACTTGCGTCCACTGCTCGATCGTCACCGCGCGCGGCGCGCGGCCGCGACACTGGTTTTGGTGAATGTGGCGGATCCAAGCGCCTATGGCGTGGTCGAGCTGGATGCCGAGCAGCGCATCCGCCAGTTCTATGAAAAGCCCGCGCCGGGCGTGACGAGTGCCTCATCCATCAATGCCGGTATCTACTTGCTTGAACCCGAAGTGATCGATCTCATCCCAGATGGACGTGAGTATTCATTTGAGTATGATCTGTTTCCCCGCCTACTCGCTTCGGGGCTGGCGCTGTACGGAGAAGTGACCAACGCTTACTGGCTTGATATCGGCACGCCAGAGCGGTATCGCCAAGCCAACGCCGACGTGCTCCACGGGAGACTGCGCCGCTATCCACCGGAATCATCGCCGTCTCTCACCGCTGATGGTTCACTGGTTGATGCCGAGGCGACGCTCAAATCTGGCGTGTCGGTGATTCGTTCCGTGGTTGGGGCAAACTGCTACCTGGAGGATGGCGTCAGTGTGGTGGACAGTGTGGTTTTGGCCGGCTCACGGATTGCGGAAGGCTCGCGCCTGTCGTCGTCCATTGTTGGGCGCGGCGTTCACATCGGTTCGCACTGTGTCCTCCGCGACGCTATCGTCGGCGACAAGTCAGTCGTGACCGATTTCTCCCGCCTGGGTTGA
- a CDS encoding ArnT family glycosyltransferase: MPDPLSPIARPSVRQVAFLLVTCGVAFFWQLGGLGLLGPDEPRYAQVAREMWQRGDWITPTLGGTTWFEKPALLYWLIGLTCQVTGFNEWGARLPSAIAATLTVLALGCLRPIHLGWTAAVITATSPLLLAFARATTFEALLTFAITSSILMFYLSFRATSQGHLKTAAITRWLVYVALGVGVLAKGLVGLVLPLGSLALFMLLTPDLRQRPWQAFWRCRPVLGGLIFAGVAGLWYAPVIAQHGWAFIEEFFIAHHLQRFTSNRFRHPGPPYYYVPIVLAGIIPWTPFWLVGVYRAISDGLTKPNPEKASMTDSQLLIRLALCAFLFPLLFFSISGSKLPGYILPAIPFAGILAAHGLWSLSTKTRLPWLLLASLSQIILYVVFQIAIHKNFPEKDLDTWHLLLGGWLITAFGISAMYADEPSQATVRLAGVSLGMVLWLTTYFPVIEGRFSTKPLATIIAREARPGEIVAFFRCREYAPVFYNPGHTTCCDAAREPNQLPDPAAVEAEVRKRGGLLVIFPQRELAALQSAAYTLRPLGTAGRFTLARLVSTQAGEIGHD; encoded by the coding sequence CTTGGACCGGACGAACCACGCTATGCCCAAGTCGCCCGTGAAATGTGGCAACGCGGTGACTGGATCACGCCCACGCTCGGCGGGACGACCTGGTTTGAAAAGCCGGCGCTGCTCTACTGGCTCATCGGGCTGACTTGCCAAGTGACCGGCTTCAACGAGTGGGGCGCACGGCTCCCCTCGGCCATCGCCGCGACCCTGACCGTCTTGGCGCTCGGTTGCTTACGTCCAATCCACCTTGGCTGGACGGCCGCCGTCATCACGGCCACCAGCCCGCTCCTGCTTGCCTTTGCTAGGGCAACGACATTTGAAGCCCTTCTGACATTTGCAATTACAAGCTCCATACTCATGTTCTATCTGAGTTTTCGAGCGACGTCCCAAGGGCACTTGAAAACAGCCGCCATCACGCGCTGGCTCGTTTACGTCGCGCTGGGGGTTGGCGTCCTGGCCAAAGGCCTGGTGGGGCTTGTCCTGCCACTCGGCAGCCTGGCGCTCTTCATGCTCTTGACGCCAGACCTCCGGCAACGCCCCTGGCAAGCCTTCTGGCGCTGCCGGCCGGTGCTCGGCGGGTTGATCTTCGCCGGCGTAGCCGGACTCTGGTATGCGCCAGTTATCGCACAGCATGGGTGGGCATTCATCGAAGAGTTCTTTATCGCCCATCACCTTCAGCGGTTTACGTCCAATCGGTTTCGTCATCCCGGCCCGCCTTACTATTATGTGCCAATCGTTCTGGCCGGGATCATCCCCTGGACGCCGTTCTGGCTTGTCGGAGTCTACCGTGCCATCTCTGATGGTTTGACTAAACCAAATCCAGAAAAAGCTTCAATGACAGACAGTCAACTACTGATTCGGCTTGCATTATGCGCTTTTCTGTTTCCTCTCCTTTTCTTCAGCATCTCCGGCTCGAAGCTTCCCGGATACATTCTGCCGGCCATCCCCTTTGCCGGCATCCTTGCGGCCCATGGCTTGTGGAGCCTGTCCACAAAAACCCGCCTTCCGTGGCTCTTGCTTGCCAGCCTCAGTCAAATAATTCTTTATGTAGTTTTCCAAATTGCCATTCATAAAAACTTTCCAGAAAAAGACTTAGATACATGGCATCTCTTGCTTGGGGGATGGCTCATCACCGCCTTTGGCATCAGCGCAATGTATGCGGACGAGCCGTCGCAGGCCACGGTCCGGCTGGCGGGCGTCAGCCTTGGGATGGTCCTCTGGCTAACGACATACTTCCCGGTCATCGAGGGACGGTTCTCAACCAAGCCACTGGCAACGATCATTGCCCGCGAGGCGCGCCCCGGCGAGATTGTCGCGTTCTTTCGCTGCCGGGAGTACGCGCCGGTTTTCTACAACCCAGGGCACACCACCTGCTGCGACGCAGCCCGCGAGCCTAATCAACTTCCCGACCCGGCCGCGGTCGAAGCCGAAGTCCGCAAGCGAGGCGGCTTGCTGGTCATTTTTCCACAGCGTGAGTTGGCAGCCTTGCAATCCGCGGCCTACACACTCAGGCCGCTGGGAACGGCGGGACGGTTTACCCTCGCCCGCCTCGTCTCAACCCAGGCGGGAGAAATCGGTCACGACTGA